A stretch of Pempheris klunzingeri isolate RE-2024b chromosome 19, fPemKlu1.hap1, whole genome shotgun sequence DNA encodes these proteins:
- the zcchc9 gene encoding zinc finger CCHC domain-containing protein 9, whose amino-acid sequence MTRWARANNVHKHKPADATPWSQLRRGGGRGGGGGRGGGGPGGSGSQLRGTQAAGSAVKKPNRKKKDYTDEDVNGFMEYLQQSGQTAPRGERGRREEEELREEVQTALKKDRRREERRTKRQSDKKSNMLCFNCRKPGHGLADCPEADADEELGRGICYRCGSTEHEIQRCRAKVDPALGEFPYAKCFICGQTGHLSRACPDNPKGLYAKGGCCRICGSVEHFQKDCPEQQAATNSMTLPWLSNNMSADYEEVHVPVKKAKPKQTKVVTF is encoded by the exons CCAGCAGACGCCACGCCATGGAGTCAgctgagaagaggaggaggaagaggaggaggaggaggaagagggggaggcgGCCCAGGCGGCTCCGGGTCTCAGCTGAGAGGGACTCAGGCTGCTGGATCAGCTGTGAAAAAACCGAACCGTAAGAAGAAAGACTACACGGACGAGGACGTGAACGGCTTCATGGAGTATCTGCAGCAGAGCGGACAGACGGCGCCCAGAGGGGAgcgagggaggagggaggaggaggagctgagggaggaggTGCAGACGGCCCTGaagaaggacagaaggagagaggagaggaggacgaagaggcAGAGCGACAAGAAGAGCAACATG CTGTGTTTTAACTGCAGAAAGCCCGGTCACGGTCTGGCCGACTGTCCGGAGGCCGATGCCGATGAGGAGCTGGGTCGGGGGATCTGTTACCGCTGCGGCTCCACTGAACACGAGATCCAGAGGTGTCGGGCTAAAGTGGATCCGGCGCTGG GTGAATTCCCGTACGCCAAGTGCTTCATCTGCGGACAGACGGGTCACCTGTCCCGGGCCTGTCCTGATAACCCGAAGGGACTCTACGCTAAAG gcggCTGCTGCCGGATCTGTGGCTCCGTGGAACATTTCCAGAAGGACTGTccagagcagcaggcagcaa CAAACTCAATGACTCTTCCCTGGTTGTCCAACAACATGAGCGCAGACTATGAGGAAGTCCATGTTCCAGTGAAGAAAGCCAAACCCAAACAGACCAAAGTGGTGACGTTCTGA